A single region of the Aeromonas hydrophila subsp. hydrophila ATCC 7966 genome encodes:
- a CDS encoding PspC domain-containing protein, giving the protein MTPWPKDLAHRKLTGVCAGIANGLGLSRVTVRVAALMALILIPPLALAAYLLAVLIMPPRRELKRWLD; this is encoded by the coding sequence ATGACGCCCTGGCCGAAGGACCTTGCCCATCGCAAGTTGACCGGGGTCTGCGCCGGCATCGCCAACGGGCTGGGGCTCTCCAGGGTGACGGTGCGGGTTGCGGCCCTGATGGCGCTGATCCTGATACCGCCCCTGGCGCTGGCCGCCTATCTGCTGGCGGTATTGATCATGCCGCCCCGTCGTGAATTGAAGCGCTGGCTGGATTGA
- a CDS encoding DsbA family protein: MTLRTLKLRTLTLCTALVAGTLCAPLLHAAPFTPEQEARIKELIRETLVANPKILDEAAESWEKQNAAAQEAQLGDFIKGNQDVLFNSATSPRLGAKDPKLTLVLFTDYNCPYCKQFDPQLTKLLKAYPDDLGLVIKLLPFKGQSSAKAAQYSLTLWQQEPARFLALHDKLMSKQGMLTEADINKALAATGNTALKPDAKATEELRNSLRIGTLLGVQGTPATLIGNQLVPGAVPYDELEQLVKAELAKRA; this comes from the coding sequence ATGACCCTGCGTACCCTGAAACTGCGCACCCTGACCCTCTGCACCGCCCTCGTTGCCGGCACCCTCTGCGCCCCCTTGCTGCACGCGGCGCCCTTCACCCCGGAGCAGGAGGCTCGCATCAAGGAGCTCATTCGCGAGACCCTGGTCGCCAACCCCAAGATCCTCGACGAGGCGGCCGAATCCTGGGAGAAGCAGAACGCCGCCGCCCAGGAGGCCCAGCTCGGCGACTTCATCAAGGGCAATCAGGATGTGCTGTTCAACAGCGCCACCAGCCCGCGCCTTGGCGCCAAGGATCCCAAGCTGACCCTGGTGCTGTTCACCGACTACAACTGCCCCTACTGCAAGCAGTTCGACCCCCAGCTGACCAAGCTGCTCAAGGCCTATCCCGACGATCTGGGGCTGGTGATCAAGCTGCTGCCGTTCAAGGGACAGAGCTCCGCCAAGGCGGCCCAGTACAGCCTCACCCTGTGGCAGCAGGAGCCGGCCCGCTTCCTCGCCCTGCACGACAAGCTGATGAGCAAGCAGGGGATGCTGACCGAGGCGGACATCAACAAGGCGCTGGCGGCCACCGGCAACACGGCCCTCAAGCCCGATGCCAAGGCCACCGAGGAGCTGCGCAACAGCCTTCGCATCGGCACCCTTCTTGGTGTGCAGGGCACCCCGGCAACGCTCATCGGCAACCAGCTGGTACCGGGCGCCGTGCCCTATGACGAGCTGGAGCAGCTGGTCAAAGCCGAGCTGGCCAAGCGGGCATGA
- a CDS encoding membrane protein: protein MIHQQRVAKRLLLLVCLLVLNCAAQPLARLALLDHALSCQALPSFVTADDQADKSTPASPQPNSCQLNGKWLSATTLLCLEQLFFAVALLIALLAPLWRYTPPLPPPRAVSPPERRLHLTLCVWRE, encoded by the coding sequence ATGATTCACCAACAACGCGTGGCGAAACGACTCCTGCTGCTGGTCTGCCTGCTGGTGCTCAATTGCGCTGCCCAGCCGCTGGCCCGGCTGGCCCTGCTCGATCACGCTCTCAGCTGTCAGGCCCTGCCCTCCTTCGTCACGGCCGACGACCAGGCTGACAAGAGCACGCCCGCCAGCCCGCAGCCCAACAGCTGCCAGCTCAACGGCAAGTGGCTGAGCGCCACCACCCTGCTCTGCCTCGAGCAGCTGTTCTTTGCGGTGGCCCTGCTCATCGCGCTGCTGGCCCCGCTCTGGCGCTACACGCCGCCACTGCCGCCACCACGGGCCGTGTCGCCCCCCGAACGACGACTTCACCTCACCCTCTGTGTCTGGCGGGAATGA
- the pspG gene encoding envelope stress response protein PspG, with product MLEFIVLMLVLVGMALAGFTVLAMLLVSGVFVLFGALAGMFALIIKLAPWLLVLLVVCWFISSRRKQANTYR from the coding sequence ATGCTGGAATTTATCGTCTTGATGCTGGTTCTGGTCGGCATGGCGCTGGCCGGGTTCACCGTGCTGGCCATGCTGCTGGTGAGCGGCGTCTTCGTGCTGTTTGGCGCCCTGGCCGGCATGTTTGCCCTCATCATCAAGCTGGCGCCCTGGTTGCTGGTGCTGCTGGTGGTGTGCTGGTTCATCAGCAGCCGGCGCAAGCAGGCTAATACCTACCGTTGA
- the atcB gene encoding cold adaptation protein AtcB, translating to MSNSLIEITAIEIKELAVIEPKQASEKFELIAKTMSDDQLAEVIENIDIVTLTQINGQHDISFPSIISELMTPERIRDIVCQQPLYWEEAIKNNADELQQHTFDFLNYLIRTQDSEAKQREILECVAEDPAGLFYLAIPFIEFYRGDRYEEDEGYRDVLHAEEEDLEESLRYSERQQSEDVHDYALDDPRSLLMLIRELAPEVEKAIKALLRNEHSSWDGIINKFAAELVMQAKEKNKVEEDEYGDVDDMFSFLD from the coding sequence ATGAGCAACAGTCTGATAGAAATTACCGCCATCGAGATCAAAGAGCTGGCCGTTATCGAGCCGAAGCAGGCCAGCGAGAAGTTCGAGCTGATCGCCAAGACCATGTCTGACGACCAGCTGGCAGAAGTGATTGAAAACATTGATATCGTTACCCTGACCCAGATTAACGGCCAGCACGACATCTCCTTCCCCTCCATCATCTCCGAGCTGATGACCCCGGAGCGGATCCGCGACATCGTCTGCCAGCAGCCGCTCTATTGGGAAGAGGCGATCAAGAACAACGCCGACGAGCTGCAACAGCACACCTTCGACTTCCTCAACTACCTGATCCGCACCCAGGATAGCGAGGCCAAGCAGCGCGAGATCCTCGAGTGCGTGGCCGAAGATCCGGCCGGTCTCTTCTACCTCGCCATCCCCTTTATCGAGTTCTATCGTGGCGATCGCTATGAAGAGGACGAAGGCTATCGCGACGTGCTGCACGCCGAAGAGGAAGATCTTGAAGAGTCCCTGCGCTACAGCGAGCGCCAGCAGAGCGAGGATGTCCACGACTATGCGCTGGATGACCCGAGAAGCCTGTTGATGCTCATTCGCGAGCTGGCCCCCGAGGTGGAGAAAGCCATCAAGGCGCTGCTGCGCAATGAGCACTCCAGCTGGGACGGCATCATCAACAAGTTTGCCGCCGAGCTGGTGATGCAGGCCAAAGAGAAGAACAAGGTCGAGGAAGACGAGTACGGCGACGTCGACGACATGTTCAGCTTTCTGGATTAA
- a CDS encoding 1-acylglycerol-3-phosphate O-acyltransferase, giving the protein MLKLARVLLLGLLLIFWFLFGLLLCLVRPRHPNNVYVFARMYHAVCPLIGLKVRVTVADEVKSVGPAVYVCNHQSNYDIFTVTGAVQPGVVAVGKKSLLWLPFFGLIFWLSGNVLIDRSNRSRAIGTIGQVVERIKNRGTSIWMFPEGTRSKGRGLLPFKAGAFHTAVQAEVPVVPIVCSSYFGQIDLNRWDNGEVLLEVMAPVCSKEHGAAGIRDLSDNCRARMEAKLAELDSQLGHPRAA; this is encoded by the coding sequence ATGCTCAAACTTGCCCGTGTGCTGCTGCTTGGTCTGCTGCTCATCTTCTGGTTCCTGTTCGGTCTGCTGCTTTGCCTGGTGCGTCCGCGCCATCCCAACAACGTCTATGTCTTCGCCCGCATGTACCATGCTGTCTGCCCGCTGATCGGCCTCAAGGTCCGGGTGACGGTGGCCGACGAGGTCAAATCGGTGGGGCCGGCGGTCTACGTCTGCAACCACCAGAGCAACTACGACATCTTCACCGTGACCGGCGCGGTGCAGCCCGGCGTGGTGGCGGTGGGCAAGAAGAGCCTGCTGTGGTTGCCCTTCTTCGGCCTCATCTTCTGGCTCTCCGGCAACGTGCTGATCGACCGCTCCAACCGCTCCCGCGCCATCGGCACTATCGGCCAGGTGGTGGAGCGCATCAAGAATCGCGGCACTTCCATCTGGATGTTCCCGGAGGGGACCCGCTCCAAGGGGCGCGGCCTGCTGCCGTTCAAGGCGGGGGCCTTCCACACCGCGGTACAGGCCGAGGTGCCGGTGGTGCCCATCGTTTGCTCCAGCTACTTCGGCCAGATCGATCTCAACCGCTGGGACAACGGCGAGGTGCTGCTGGAAGTGATGGCCCCGGTCTGCAGCAAGGAGCACGGCGCCGCCGGTATTCGCGATCTCTCCGACAACTGCCGTGCCCGGATGGAGGCGAAGCTGGCGGAGCTGGACAGCCAGCTCGGTCATCCCCGGGCCGCCTGA
- a CDS encoding protein disulfide oxidoreductase, with translation MAEDAVVKPPRWRRWGKEALWLLLMALVISTLLDLWRGPTLPAGAMEAPFTLQDGTTTSLAEQSRGKPLLVYYWASWCGVCRFTTPTVEQLWQQGENVLTVALRSGSDDQLRAGMAKKGLAFPTHNDERGDLAARWQVGVTPTFLIIKDGKLVSSTTGWSSWLGLKARLLWASLR, from the coding sequence ATGGCGGAAGATGCAGTCGTAAAACCACCCCGCTGGCGCCGCTGGGGCAAGGAGGCGCTCTGGCTGCTGCTGATGGCGCTGGTCATCTCCACCCTGCTGGATCTGTGGCGCGGCCCCACCCTGCCGGCGGGGGCCATGGAGGCCCCCTTCACCCTGCAGGATGGCACCACCACCAGCCTGGCCGAGCAGAGCCGCGGCAAGCCGCTGCTGGTCTACTACTGGGCCAGCTGGTGTGGCGTCTGCCGCTTCACCACCCCCACGGTGGAGCAGCTCTGGCAGCAGGGTGAAAACGTGCTGACGGTGGCGCTGCGCTCTGGCAGCGATGACCAGTTGCGCGCCGGGATGGCGAAGAAGGGGCTCGCCTTTCCCACCCACAACGATGAGCGGGGGGATCTGGCCGCTCGCTGGCAGGTGGGGGTCACCCCCACCTTCCTCATCATCAAGGATGGGAAGCTGGTGAGCAGCACCACCGGCTGGAGCTCATGGCTCGGGCTCAAGGCCCGCCTGCTGTGGGCCAGCCTGCGCTGA
- the atcJ gene encoding cold adaptation protein ActJcold adaptation protein ActJ, producing MNNYFRVLGVKSNASENDIKKAYRRLSNQYHPDKLHGASEEEKEQAALKLHQVKQAYEVLSDPKQRAAFIKDFNNVIVTDPAAAMQEMWDQFYP from the coding sequence ATGAACAACTACTTCCGGGTGTTGGGCGTCAAGTCCAACGCCAGTGAAAACGACATCAAAAAAGCCTATCGACGGCTGTCGAACCAGTACCACCCCGACAAGCTGCACGGGGCGAGCGAAGAAGAGAAAGAGCAGGCAGCCCTCAAGCTGCACCAGGTAAAGCAGGCTTATGAAGTGCTGTCCGATCCGAAACAGCGGGCCGCCTTTATCAAGGATTTCAACAACGTCATCGTGACCGATCCCGCTGCTGCCATGCAGGAGATGTGGGACCAGTTCTACCCCTGA
- a CDS encoding protein-disulfide reductase DsbD family protein: MSTLFKASLLLGCLLWQSSGLASDTGWLTSPQNDHAKVRLQADRSAPDHTRILLEVALESGWKTYWRSPGEGGIAPQILWDQPVGDFQWHWPTPRPFEVAGLSTQGYQQQVRFPLSLDYPAGQPLKGTLRLSTCSNVCILTDYPFTLAVDGQTPAGFDFGWAQTMSTLPQTLPADTRVELGYQHNQLQLRAERAEGWQAPALFIDALEGAEFGKPALEVSGNTLIARVPVSDGWQGDAPDLRGQPLSLLLGSGDEAWQTRATIADPLALPAPGQPLIWLLGAALLGGLILNLMPCVLPVLALKLGTVLQQQESEQRQVRKQFLAASAGIIASFWVLAAMSSLLRATQGAVGWGIQFQSAGFIGFMVAVTLLFCANLLGLFEIRLPSNLSTRLATSGGKGLGGHFLQGSFATLLATPCSAPFLGTAVAFALAAPLGQLWLIFTALGLGMSLPWLLVAALPRLALWLPKPGRWMGRLRILLGLMMLGSSLWLASLLGNHLGSTATGWLMAAMLLVLLIGILWRYGMRGFTLALSLSALIGGALLLGGALTAQGSGSVDRIAWQPLSEQAIVDALAQRKRVFIDVTADWCVTCKANKYNVLLRDEVQSALSAPDVVALRGDWSRPSDAISAFLRQRGAAAVPFNQIYGPGLPEGEILSPLLDKADLLDVLHQAGLVQADAPHF, from the coding sequence ATGTCAACTCTCTTCAAGGCGAGCCTGCTGCTGGGCTGCCTGCTGTGGCAATCCAGCGGATTGGCCAGCGATACGGGCTGGCTCACCAGCCCCCAGAACGATCACGCCAAGGTCAGGCTGCAAGCCGACCGCAGCGCCCCTGACCATACCCGCATCCTGCTCGAGGTGGCCCTCGAGTCCGGCTGGAAAACCTACTGGCGCAGCCCGGGTGAAGGGGGCATAGCACCCCAGATCCTGTGGGATCAGCCGGTCGGCGACTTCCAGTGGCACTGGCCCACGCCGCGCCCCTTCGAGGTGGCCGGGCTCAGCACCCAGGGTTATCAGCAACAGGTGCGCTTCCCCCTGAGCCTCGACTACCCGGCCGGGCAGCCGCTCAAGGGCACCTTGCGCCTCTCCACCTGCAGCAACGTCTGCATCCTGACCGACTACCCCTTCACCCTGGCGGTGGATGGACAGACGCCGGCCGGTTTCGACTTCGGCTGGGCCCAGACCATGAGCACCTTGCCGCAGACACTGCCCGCCGACACCCGGGTCGAGCTCGGCTACCAGCACAACCAGCTGCAGCTGCGCGCCGAGCGGGCAGAGGGCTGGCAGGCGCCTGCGCTCTTCATCGATGCGCTGGAGGGGGCCGAGTTCGGCAAGCCCGCGCTCGAGGTGAGCGGCAACACCCTGATCGCCCGGGTCCCGGTCAGCGATGGCTGGCAGGGGGATGCCCCTGACTTGCGTGGCCAACCCCTCAGCCTGTTGCTCGGCAGCGGCGATGAGGCCTGGCAGACCCGCGCCACCATCGCCGATCCCCTCGCCCTGCCGGCCCCAGGCCAGCCTCTCATCTGGCTGCTGGGGGCGGCGCTGCTCGGCGGTCTCATCCTCAACCTGATGCCCTGCGTGCTGCCGGTGCTGGCTCTGAAACTGGGTACCGTGCTGCAGCAGCAGGAGAGCGAACAGCGACAGGTGCGCAAGCAGTTCCTCGCCGCCAGTGCCGGGATCATTGCCTCCTTCTGGGTGCTGGCGGCCATGAGCAGCCTGCTGCGCGCGACCCAGGGCGCCGTCGGCTGGGGGATCCAGTTCCAGAGCGCCGGTTTCATCGGCTTCATGGTGGCGGTGACCCTGCTGTTTTGCGCCAACCTGCTGGGGCTGTTCGAAATCCGCCTGCCCAGCAATCTCAGCACTCGCCTCGCCACCAGCGGCGGCAAAGGGCTCGGTGGCCACTTCCTGCAGGGGAGCTTCGCCACCCTGTTGGCAACCCCCTGCTCGGCCCCCTTCCTCGGCACCGCGGTGGCCTTTGCGCTGGCGGCGCCGCTCGGCCAGCTCTGGCTCATCTTCACGGCGCTCGGCCTTGGCATGAGCCTGCCCTGGCTGCTGGTGGCGGCCCTGCCGCGCCTCGCCCTCTGGCTGCCCAAACCGGGCCGCTGGATGGGGCGACTGCGCATCCTGCTCGGCTTGATGATGCTGGGCTCCAGCCTCTGGCTGGCGAGCCTGCTTGGCAACCATCTGGGCAGCACGGCCACTGGCTGGCTGATGGCCGCCATGCTGCTGGTGCTGCTGATTGGCATCCTCTGGCGTTATGGCATGCGCGGTTTCACGCTGGCCCTCTCCCTCTCGGCACTCATCGGCGGCGCCCTGCTGCTGGGTGGCGCCCTCACGGCGCAGGGGTCTGGCAGCGTCGATCGCATTGCCTGGCAGCCGCTCTCCGAACAGGCCATCGTCGATGCGCTGGCCCAGCGCAAGCGGGTCTTCATCGACGTCACCGCCGACTGGTGCGTCACCTGCAAGGCCAACAAGTACAACGTGCTGCTGCGTGACGAGGTGCAGAGCGCCCTGTCGGCCCCGGACGTGGTGGCCCTGCGTGGCGACTGGAGCCGGCCGAGCGATGCCATCTCCGCCTTCCTGCGCCAGCGCGGCGCGGCCGCCGTCCCCTTCAACCAGATCTACGGGCCCGGCCTGCCAGAGGGAGAGATCCTCTCACCCCTGCTGGACAAGGCCGACTTGCTCGACGTGTTGCATCAGGCCGGCCTCGTCCAGGCCGATGCCCCCCATTTTTAA
- a CDS encoding GIY-YIG nuclease family protein: MREPAPGAEPVATPPASHWFIYMVRTASGLLYTGISTDPLRRLRQHQSGKGSRALRGKGPLTLAWQQAVGEKGAALRLEYRLKQQSKAFKEQLLTQPERWLACSQSWLATAQTQKRPRYAAAKEGSDNRECQRQVD; encoded by the coding sequence ATGAGAGAACCCGCTCCCGGCGCCGAACCGGTTGCCACTCCACCCGCCAGCCACTGGTTCATTTACATGGTGCGCACCGCCAGCGGCCTGCTCTATACCGGGATCAGCACGGACCCGCTCCGCCGCCTGCGCCAGCATCAGAGCGGCAAGGGGTCCCGCGCCCTGCGTGGCAAGGGGCCGCTGACACTGGCGTGGCAGCAGGCCGTCGGCGAGAAAGGGGCGGCGCTGCGCCTCGAATACCGGCTCAAGCAACAGAGCAAGGCCTTCAAGGAGCAGCTGCTCACCCAGCCGGAGCGCTGGCTCGCCTGCAGTCAGTCCTGGCTCGCCACCGCCCAGACACAAAAAAGGCCGCGGTACGCAGCGGCCAAGGAAGGATCCGATAACAGGGAGTGTCAACGGCAGGTTGATTAA
- a CDS encoding uracil-DNA glycosylase family protein: MNRLDSLFEQIRACRLCEAHLPLGPRPVIRGSERARLLIIGQAPGTRVHASGIPWDDPSGDRLRQWLGVDKATFYDESRIAIMPMGLCYPGKGKSGDLPPRPECAPTWHDKVLMLLPNIELTLLIGQYAQAYYLRDAAKGSLTETVRSWADYGPAWLPLPHPSPRNTFWLKKNLWFEQDVISHLQQRVAPLLG; this comes from the coding sequence ATGAACCGACTCGACAGTTTGTTTGAACAGATCCGTGCCTGCCGCCTGTGCGAGGCACACTTGCCGCTTGGGCCCAGACCGGTGATCCGTGGCAGCGAGCGCGCCCGTCTGCTGATCATCGGCCAGGCGCCCGGCACCCGGGTGCATGCCAGCGGCATCCCCTGGGACGATCCCTCCGGCGATCGCCTGCGCCAGTGGCTCGGGGTGGACAAGGCCACCTTTTACGATGAATCCCGTATCGCCATCATGCCGATGGGGCTCTGTTATCCCGGCAAGGGCAAGTCAGGAGATCTGCCACCGCGCCCCGAATGTGCACCCACCTGGCACGACAAGGTGCTGATGCTGCTACCCAACATCGAGCTGACCCTGCTGATCGGCCAGTATGCGCAAGCCTACTACCTGCGGGATGCGGCGAAAGGGTCGCTGACCGAGACGGTACGCAGCTGGGCGGACTACGGCCCGGCCTGGTTGCCGCTGCCGCACCCGTCACCGCGCAACACCTTCTGGCTCAAGAAGAACCTCTGGTTCGAGCAGGATGTGATCTCCCATCTGCAACAAAGGGTCGCCCCACTGCTGGGGTGA
- the atcA gene encoding cold adaptation protein AtcA encodes MQNKWDQARLKALQSDASENIESYRDQDDPKGLEQFTDQMKALLLADMSMLEFMPEYLPLALYGRVQFPPKAKSQWNKWLASGEQPSWDEFKVSVGFNNAVLPLVKAVRAQSEDQLMEACAVLFLLDNPLPRGSHRGDDDYELRDEEDEDGEDADADYHGGSDRYGDDDGDQDMYDEVRF; translated from the coding sequence ATGCAAAATAAATGGGACCAGGCACGGCTCAAGGCCCTGCAAAGCGATGCCAGTGAAAACATCGAATCCTACCGGGATCAGGACGACCCCAAGGGACTCGAGCAGTTCACCGACCAGATGAAGGCCCTGCTGCTGGCCGACATGAGCATGCTGGAGTTCATGCCCGAATACCTGCCGCTCGCCCTCTATGGCCGGGTGCAGTTCCCGCCCAAGGCCAAGTCGCAGTGGAACAAGTGGCTCGCCAGCGGCGAGCAGCCTTCCTGGGACGAGTTCAAGGTGAGCGTCGGCTTCAACAACGCCGTCCTGCCGCTGGTCAAGGCGGTGCGGGCCCAGAGCGAAGATCAGCTGATGGAAGCCTGCGCCGTGCTGTTCCTGCTCGACAACCCGCTGCCGCGCGGCAGCCACCGCGGCGATGACGACTATGAGCTGCGCGACGAAGAGGATGAAGACGGGGAAGATGCCGACGCCGACTACCATGGCGGCAGCGACCGCTATGGTGATGACGACGGCGATCAGGATATGTACGACGAAGTCCGTTTCTAA
- a CDS encoding substrate-binding periplasmic protein, producing the protein MRAWWWLWCLLSISAHGETLRLYDYHQHPPFMTGEQTGLSRDLVKYLNEKLGGEPRLELWLVNRARLALEMSDPGFDGLVAWVNPAWVGDPQRELYLWTFPIMRDTNELISSVARPVTYRGPDSLKGMTFGGIEGYRYQGIDEAAVRGDLVRVDAKKVKTNFSLLVRGRIDVTLVPGSALTFFTHDPAFEGKLFVSPFAQSSYTRHILLPKSRSALYSRLNDIAEQMDRDPKWHAILESYRGRP; encoded by the coding sequence ATGCGAGCGTGGTGGTGGTTGTGGTGTTTGCTGTCGATATCGGCTCATGGCGAGACGCTGCGTCTCTACGACTATCATCAGCACCCCCCCTTCATGACCGGGGAGCAGACCGGTCTGAGCCGGGATCTGGTCAAGTATCTCAATGAAAAGCTTGGTGGAGAACCCAGGCTGGAACTTTGGCTGGTGAATCGGGCCAGACTGGCGCTGGAAATGTCGGATCCTGGCTTCGACGGTCTGGTGGCCTGGGTCAATCCCGCCTGGGTGGGGGATCCCCAGCGCGAGCTCTACCTCTGGACCTTTCCCATCATGCGCGATACCAACGAGCTCATCTCCAGCGTCGCCAGGCCGGTCACTTATCGCGGGCCCGACTCACTCAAGGGGATGACCTTCGGCGGCATTGAGGGGTATCGCTATCAGGGCATCGACGAGGCGGCGGTCAGAGGCGATCTGGTGCGGGTCGATGCCAAGAAGGTCAAGACCAACTTCAGCCTGCTGGTGCGCGGTCGCATCGACGTGACCCTGGTGCCGGGCTCGGCGCTCACCTTCTTCACCCATGACCCGGCCTTCGAGGGCAAGCTGTTCGTCTCGCCCTTTGCCCAGTCCAGCTATACCCGCCACATTCTGTTGCCAAAATCCCGCAGCGCACTGTACTCCCGACTGAACGACATCGCCGAGCAGATGGACCGGGATCCCAAGTGGCACGCCATCCTGGAGTCCTATCGTGGCAGGCCCTGA
- the rarD gene encoding EamA family transporter RarD: MKNWMGTGSAALSFVLWGMLPLYYQFMPAVNMWELLSHRVLWSAVLLGLLFLLIGYRVPWARLRSEPRQLGLILLAGPVMSISWCMFTWCLTTGQVLATSLAFFMTPLFNIVFAVLFLKEKLTPQKHLAVALALAGLAYMLFSYGQLPWFSLIMGANFALYGLLKKKVHYDAGVSLYLEALVQLPVALLIIGALAVSGASQFVAGDWTERLLLMGSAPATLLPVGLFCYGMMRTRMSTVGLLQYIEPSLAFLLAIFWFGETPDPVKSVGFAFVWAGLLVSLLPLHKLRRGAGNPAQGLPR, translated from the coding sequence ATGAAGAACTGGATGGGCACCGGCAGCGCGGCCCTCTCATTCGTGCTGTGGGGCATGTTGCCCCTCTATTACCAGTTCATGCCCGCGGTCAACATGTGGGAACTGCTCTCCCACCGGGTACTCTGGTCGGCGGTGCTGCTGGGCCTTCTGTTCCTCCTCATCGGCTACCGGGTACCCTGGGCGCGACTGCGCAGCGAACCGCGCCAGCTCGGTCTCATCCTGCTGGCCGGCCCCGTCATGTCCATCAGCTGGTGCATGTTCACCTGGTGCCTCACCACCGGCCAGGTGCTGGCCACCAGCCTCGCCTTCTTCATGACGCCGCTGTTCAACATCGTGTTTGCCGTGTTGTTCCTCAAAGAGAAGCTCACCCCGCAAAAACACCTGGCGGTGGCGCTGGCACTGGCCGGGCTGGCCTACATGCTCTTTTCTTACGGCCAGCTGCCCTGGTTCTCTCTCATCATGGGGGCCAACTTCGCCCTCTACGGTCTGCTCAAGAAGAAGGTCCACTATGACGCCGGCGTCAGCCTCTACCTCGAGGCGCTGGTGCAGCTGCCCGTCGCCCTGCTGATCATCGGCGCTCTGGCGGTGAGCGGCGCCAGCCAGTTCGTGGCCGGTGACTGGACCGAGCGACTGCTGCTGATGGGCAGCGCCCCCGCCACCCTGCTGCCGGTGGGGCTGTTCTGCTACGGCATGATGCGCACCCGCATGAGCACGGTGGGTCTGTTGCAGTACATAGAGCCCAGCCTCGCCTTCCTGCTCGCCATCTTCTGGTTTGGCGAGACGCCGGATCCGGTGAAATCGGTGGGGTTTGCCTTCGTCTGGGCCGGCCTGCTGGTGAGCCTGCTGCCGCTGCACAAACTCAGGCGCGGGGCCGGCAACCCTGCTCAGGGCCTGCCACGATAG
- the pspA gene encoding phage shock protein PspA, with translation MSVFSRLTDVINANLHSLLDKSEEPEKMLRLMIEEMEQVQVEMRTQAARVIAEQKQLERHQQALQHQILEWSAKAELAIQKGREDLARAALTEKLAEVKKCEQLEQDKARVAEVLAQLTADSERLAAKLTEAREKQKLLTLREQTAHSRLRARAQVDNQRMHELMARFDGFQGRVDQLEAQLEAATLGQNPSLEAQFRELELNDEIERELARLKDQKVEA, from the coding sequence ATGAGCGTATTTAGCCGCCTGACCGACGTGATCAATGCCAACCTACACAGCCTGCTCGACAAGAGCGAAGAGCCGGAGAAGATGCTGCGGCTGATGATCGAAGAGATGGAGCAGGTCCAGGTCGAGATGAGAACCCAGGCCGCCCGCGTCATTGCCGAACAGAAGCAGCTGGAGCGCCATCAACAGGCGTTGCAACACCAGATCCTGGAGTGGTCGGCCAAGGCCGAACTCGCCATCCAGAAGGGGCGCGAGGACCTGGCCCGGGCCGCGCTGACCGAGAAGCTGGCCGAGGTCAAAAAATGCGAACAGCTGGAGCAGGACAAGGCGCGGGTCGCCGAGGTGCTGGCCCAGCTCACCGCCGACAGCGAGCGGCTGGCCGCCAAGCTGACCGAGGCGCGCGAGAAGCAGAAGCTGCTGACTCTGCGCGAGCAGACCGCCCACAGCCGGCTGCGGGCCCGTGCCCAGGTAGACAATCAGCGCATGCACGAGCTGATGGCCCGTTTTGACGGCTTTCAGGGCCGGGTCGATCAGCTGGAAGCCCAGCTGGAGGCGGCAACCCTGGGGCAGAACCCCTCGCTGGAGGCCCAGTTCCGCGAGCTGGAGCTGAACGACGAGATTGAGCGTGAACTGGCCCGGCTGAAGGATCAGAAGGTGGAGGCATAA